The genomic window GACTTTTAGAAGTAAAAAATCTAAAACAATACTTTAATGTCGGTCGTCCTGACGAAGTAAAAGCAGTAAATGATATTAGTTTCTACATTAATGAAGGTGAAACATTTGGCTTAGTGGGTGAGTCTGGTTGTGGGAAATCTACAACAGGAAGAAGTATCATCCGTTTGTATAATCCAACAGGTGGCGAAATTATTTTCGATGGTGAAGATATTGCGACAATAAAGGGCCGTAATCGAATGAATAAGTTTCGCCGTGACGTTCAGATGATATATCAAGATCCTTATGCTTCTTTAAATCCTCGTATGAAAGTACGTGATATTATTGCTGAGGGAATTGACATTCATAAACTAGCTAAAAACGATGAAGAACGAAATAAACGCGTCAATGAATTATTAAAACTGGTTGGTCTTGATCCAAGTCATGGCACACGTTATCCTCATGAATTTTCAGGAGGACAACGTCAGCGTATTGGTATCGCACGTGCCCTTGCAGTGGAGCCAAAATTTATTATTTGTGATGAGCCGATTTCAGCTCTTGATGTATCCATTCAAGCACAAGTTGTTAATCTTTTACAGGAATTACAAGAGCAACAAAAATTGACATACTTATTTATCGCCCATGATTTATCAATGGTAAAATACATTAGTGATAGAATAGGTGTGATGTATTTTGGAAAATTAGTAGAAGTAGGTAGTGCGGAAGAAATTTATAAATATGGTTTACATCCATATACTGAAAGTTTACTCTCAGCTATCCCATTACCAGATCCAGAATATGAGCGTCATAGAGTAAGAACAACATATCATCCAACAGATACTGATGCGACAGATTTAGAATTACGAGAAATTGTACCAGGGCATTATGTCTATTGCAGTGAGTCTGAGGTAACAACCTATCAAGAGAAATTAAGAAAGTTAAAAAATTAAAAATATGTCAAAGTGGCAGCTGAGAGTAGATTAAACATTATACTCTCAGCTGCCACTTTGCTATATATTATGAATTTGTTGTAGTAAATATAGTTGTGAAAAACCTTGTATAAGTGAGTATCATTTAATAATAATGTCACGGTTCTTTTTAATTCATTCAGATCCATTTGAAAATTTTTTTATTTTTTATTCTTATTTAAAAGAGTAAATAAAAAAACTAATTTTGTGTCAAGGTTTTATTTATGTTTAAAAAAATAATTTTCTGTTTATAAATTGCATATATATATGAATTTTTTGAGGTTTTTAAATAACAAAATATGCTATTTTTGTGAATTTTCATTTAAAGATGATTAATTATCAAAATTTACGTATTGTTAGGAAAAGTTTGATATGGCGGGTTTTTTAAAAAAGAGATATAGTATGAACATAGCCAAGAAATAAAACGAAATAAAAATATTACAATAAAAAATAACAGGGGGTAGGAGCTATGAAAAAAATAGGTTATGTTTATGCTTCTAGTGAGGAAAATTACGTAAAGGAACAAATTGATGGTTTAAATAGTTTAAATATTGAAACGGTATCTGTTGAAAAAGAAACAAATGAAGAAATCACACAAAGTGATACAGTTTTAACTGAAATAGTGGAAAATCTTGGCTCAGGAGATCAATTGGTCGTTTATGAATTGAGATGTTTAGGAAAATCTGTGATTCAGTTGGCTGAATTTTTAGGACAGTTAAAAGAAAAAGGAATAGGATTAGTTGTTGTTAAAAAAGGTGAAGCATATAGTGATATTAATGATGCTGCCTACTTAGAAATGGTATTAAAAATTGCTGAGATGGAAAAGTTAATTATTAGAGAAAGAACAACTAAAGGTTTACAAGAAGCTCGTCGTAAAGGTCGTGTGGGTGGACGTCCAAAAATTTCTCAAGAAACAATCGATCAAATCAGATTCTTATACAATAATAATCGCT from Vagococcus martis includes these protein-coding regions:
- a CDS encoding ABC transporter ATP-binding protein translates to MTVANKTRLLEVKNLKQYFNVGRPDEVKAVNDISFYINEGETFGLVGESGCGKSTTGRSIIRLYNPTGGEIIFDGEDIATIKGRNRMNKFRRDVQMIYQDPYASLNPRMKVRDIIAEGIDIHKLAKNDEERNKRVNELLKLVGLDPSHGTRYPHEFSGGQRQRIGIARALAVEPKFIICDEPISALDVSIQAQVVNLLQELQEQQKLTYLFIAHDLSMVKYISDRIGVMYFGKLVEVGSAEEIYKYGLHPYTESLLSAIPLPDPEYERHRVRTTYHPTDTDATDLELREIVPGHYVYCSESEVTTYQEKLRKLKN
- a CDS encoding recombinase family protein — encoded protein: MKKIGYVYASSEENYVKEQIDGLNSLNIETVSVEKETNEEITQSDTVLTEIVENLGSGDQLVVYELRCLGKSVIQLAEFLGQLKEKGIGLVVVKKGEAYSDINDAAYLEMVLKIAEMEKLIIRERTTKGLQEARRKGRVGGRPKISQETIDQIRFLYNNNRYTLRQIAEECNISLGTAYKYVQER